The following are encoded together in the Brassica napus cultivar Da-Ae chromosome A9, Da-Ae, whole genome shotgun sequence genome:
- the LOC106348438 gene encoding ABC transporter C family member 10, with product MSGKFWTLFCGDHHTSNCTLQFLQTCFGITLSFITLCICLFHKEPPKHNHRFHYLRLVSAFFNGIIGSLDLFLGIWILLEDTNKPLVLWLVISVQGFTWLFINLVICLRGTRIKKPSLRLLSVFSFFYALVSSCSSVSNALSGKEIDFRTVLDVLLLLPGSVLLLLSAYKGYRFEDSVESSLYEPLNVGGYNEKADFDKVSEFARAGLLSKLSFWWLNPLIKRGNVKDLEEEDIPNLREEERAETCYSLFEENLNDQKRRLGNSCRPSILKVTVLCVWREVLISGCFAFMKIVSVSSGPLLLNAFILVAEGNERFRYEGLVLAVSLFIAKSVESLSQRQWYFRSRLVGLRVRSLLTAAIYKKQLRLNTSSRLIHSGSEIMNYATVDAYRIGEFPYWFHQLWTTSFQLLIALGILFHSVGVATFSALAVIVLTVLCNAPIAKLQNKFQSELMTAQDERLKACNESLVNMKVLKLYAWESHFKKVIEKLRNIELKSLKAVQMRKAYNAVLFWSSPVLVSAATFATCYFLDIPLRASNVFTFVATLRLVQDPVRMIPDVIGVTIQAKVAFSRIATFLEAPELQGGERRRKKRSDGDQSAIVMKSACFSWEEKGSTKPNLRNVSLEVKFGEKVAVCGEVGSGKSTLLAAILGETPCVSGTIDFYGTIAYVSQTAWIQTGTIRENILFGGVMDEQRYRETVKKSCLDKDLELLPDGDQTEIGERGVNLSGGQKQRIQLARALYQDADIYLLDDPFSAVDAHTATSLFKEYVMEALAGKAVLLVTHQVDFLPAFDSVLLMSDGEIIEADTYQELLSRSKDFQELVNAHRETAGSERVFAVENPSKPVKEIKKVPSSYTQSNVLKPSRLIKQEVREKGDTGLKPYIQYLNQNKGYIFFLIASLAQVMFGLGQILQNSWMAANVENPQVTTLKLILVYLLIGLISVLCLLVRSVCVVVMCMRSSTSLFSHLLNSLFRAPMSFYDSTPLGRILSRVSSDLSIVDLDVPFGLIFVVASTVNTGFSLVVLAVVTWQVLVVSVPMIYLALRLQKYYFQTAKELMRINGTTKSLVANHLAESVAGAITIRAFDEEERFFKKSLTLIDTNASPFLHSFAANEWLIQRLETVSAIVLASTAFCMVLLPTGTFSSGFIGMALSYGLSLNMGLVYSVQNQCYLANWIISVERLNQYTHLTPEAPEVIEETRPPVNWPVTGRVEISDLQIRYRREAPLVLKGISCVFEGGHKIGIVGRTGSGKTTLISALFRLVEPVGGKIVVDGVDISKIGVHDLRSRFGIIPQDPTLFNGTVRYNLDPLCQHTDAEIWEVLGKCQLKEVVQEKENGLDSLVVEDGSNWSMGQRQLFCLGRAVLRRSRVLVLDEATASIDNATDLILQKTIRREFADCTVITVAHRIPTVMDCTMVLSISDGRIVEYDAPMKLMENEDSLFGKLVKEYWSHYHSADSH from the exons ATGAGTGGAAAGTTCTGGACCTTGTTCTGCGGGGATCACCACACATCAAACTGCACTCTCCAGTTTCTGCAAACATGTTTCGGTATCACACTCTCATTCATAACTCTCTGTATTTGCTTGTTTCACAAGGAACCTCCCAAACATAACCACCGGTTCCATTATCTTCGTCTCGTCTCTGCTTTTTTCAACGGTATCATCGGATCTCTAGATTTATTTTTAGGGATATGGATTTTACTAGAGGACACAAACAAGCCCTTAGTTCTCTGGCTAGTGATCTCTGTTCAAGGCTTTACATGGCTGTTTATCAACCTAGTTATATGTCTTAGAGGAACAAGGATCAAGAAACCTTCGTTGAGATTGTTGTCTGTTTTCTCCTTCTTCTATGCTTTGGTCTCAAGCTGTTCATCTGTGAGCAATGCTCTTTCTGGTAAAGAGATAGACTTTAGGACGGTTCTTGATGTTTTGTTACTACTACCTGGTTCAGTGTTGTTACTCTTAAGCGCTTATAAAGGCTATAGATTTGAAGATTCTGTTGAGAGCAGCTTGTATGAGCCTCTTAACGTTGGTGGGTACAACGAAAAAGCTGATTTTGATAAGGTCAGCGAGTTTGCAAGAGCTGGCTTGCTCAGCAAGTTATCGTTCTGGTGGTTGAATCCTCTGATAAAGAGAGGGAATGTTAAAGACTTGGAGGAAGAAGACATACCTAATCTGCGTGAGGAAGAGCGTGCGGAGACTTGTTACTCTTTGTTCGAGGAGAATCTCAACGACCAGAAGAGGAGACTAGGCAACTCTTGTCGGCCTTCTATCTTGAAAGTGACTGTTCTTTGTGTCTGGAGAGAGGTTTTGATCTCTGGTTGCTTCGCTTTCATGAAGATTGTTTCTGTCTCCTCTGGTCCTTTGCTTCTCAACGCTTTCATTCTCGTTGCTGAAGGCAACGAGAGGTTTAGATACGAAGGTCTTGTCTTGGCTGTGTCCCTCTTCATAGCAAAGAGCGTTGAGTCTTTATCCCAGAGACAATGGTACTTCAGAAGTAGACTTGTCGGTTTACGCGTGAGGTCTCTTCTCACAGCAGCTATATACAAGAAGCAGCTGAGACTAAACACCTCTTCAAGACTGATCCATTCAGGGAGCGAGATCATGAACTACGCGACCGTTGATGCTTACAGGATCGGTGAGTTTCCTTATTGGTTTCACCAGCTTTGGACAACAAGCTTCCAGCTACTCATCGCGCTCGGGATCCTCTTTCATTCTGTTGGTGTTGCTACGTTTTCAGCTCTAGCTGTAATAGTGCTCACTGTTCTGTGTAACGCTCCCATCGCTAAGCTTCAGAACAAGTTCCAAAGCGAGCTCATGACCGCTCAGGACGAGAGGCTCAAGGCGTGCAACGAGTCTCTCGTCAACATGAAGGTCTTGAAGCTATACGCGTGGGAATCACATTTCAAGAAAGTTATAGAGAAGCTTAGAAACATTGAGTTGAAGTCTCTGAAGGCTGTTCAGATGAGAAAGGCTTACAATGCGGTTCTCTTCTGGTCATCACCGGTCTTGGTCTCTGCTGCAACGTTTGCAACTTGTTACTTCTTAGACATCCCTTTGAGAGCAAGTAACGTTTTCACGTTTGTAGCGACGTTGCGTCTGGTGCAAGATCCAGTGAGAATGATTCCTGATGTGATTGGTGTGACGATTCAGGCTAAAGTTGCGTTTAGTCGTATAGCTACGTTTCTTGAAGCTCCTGAGCTTCAAGGTGGGGAGAGacggaggaagaagagatcTGATGGTGATCAAAGCGCTATTGTGATGAAGTCTGCTTGCTTTTCATGGGAGGAGAAAGGTTCAACAAAACCAAACTTGAGGAATGTGAGTCTTGAGGTTAAGTTTGGTGAGAAAGTGGCTGTTTGTGGTGAAGTTGGGTCAGGAAAGTCAACACTCTTAGCTGCAATTCTTGGTGAAACTCCATGTGTCTCAGGAACT ATAGATTTCTATGGTACCATCGCCTATGTTTCACAAACAGCATGGATTCAAACGGGGACGATACGAGAGAACATTCTCTTTGGAGGTGTAATGGATGAGCAACGTTACCGTGAGACAGTTAAAAAGTCTTGCCTAGACAAAGATCTTGAGCTTTTACCTGATGGAGACCAGACTGAGATCGGTGAGAGAGGTGTTAATCTAAGCGGAGGACAGAAGCAGAGGATTCAACTCGCTCGTGCGCTTTACCAAGATGCTGACATTTATCTCCTTGATGATCCATTCAGTGCTGTTGATGCACACACTGCTACAAGTTTGTTCAAA GAATATGTTATGGAAGCTCTTGCTGGAAAAGCTGTGTTACTTGTAACACATCAAGTGGACTTCTTACCTGCTTTTGATTCAGTCTTG TTGATGTCAGATGGAGAGATCATTGAAGCTGATACTTACCAAGAACTCCTATCCAGAAGCAAAGACTTTCAAGAACTTGTGAACGCTCACAGAGAAACTGCTGGTTCAGAAAGAGTGTTTGCGGTAGAGAACCCTAGCAAACCGGTGAAGGAGATCAAGAAAGTACCTTCTTCATACACGCAATCCAACGTCTTGAAACCGAGTCGTTTAATCAAACAGGAAGTGAGAGAGAAGGGAGACACAGGGTTGAAACCATACATACAGTACTTGAACCAGAACAAAGGTTATATATTCTTCCTCATAGCGAGCTTAGCTCAGGTCATGTTTGGACTTGGACAGATTCTACAAAACTCTTGGATGGCGGCAAACGTGGAGAACCCACAAGTTACTACTTTGAAGTTGATCTTGGTCTATTTGTTGATTGGTCTGATCTCAGTTCTCTGCTTGCTGGTTAGATCTGTATGTGTTGTGGTTATGTGCATGAGGTCATCAacttctttgttctctcatcttcTGAACTCTCTTTTTAGAGCGCCTATGTCGTTTTATGACTCCACGCCTCTTGGGCGGATTCTTAGCAGG GTCTCATCTGACTTGAGCATTGTAGATCTTGACGTTCCTTTTGGTCTGATCTTTGTGGTTGCGTCTACAGTCAACACTGGTTTTAGTCTTGTAGTGTTAGCTGTTGTTACTTGGCAAGTCTTGGTCGTTTCTGTTCCCATGATTTATTTAGCACTTCGTTTACAG AAGTACTACTTTCAAACAGCAAAGGAGCTAATGAGGATCAATGGCACAACAAAGTCTTTGGTGGCGAATCACTTAGCAGAATCAGTAGCAGGAGCAATAACAATAAGAGcatttgatgaagaagagaggtTCTTCAAGAAAAGTCTCACACTCATCGACACAAACGCTAGTCCTTTCCTCCACAGCTTTGCAGCTAACGAATGGCTGATCCAGCGGCTTGAAACTGTCAGCGCCATTGTTCTAGCCTCCACTGCTTTCTGCATGGTTTTGCTCCCTACAGGCACATTTAGCTCCG GGTTCATCGGTATGGCGCTATCTTATGGTTTATCTTTGAACATGGGACTTGTTTACTCCGTACAGAACCAATGCTACTTAGCTAACTGGATCATTTCCGTTGAGAGGCTTAACCAGTACACACATTTAACACCTGAGGCTCCTGAAGTAATAGAAGAGACACGACCACCTGTTAACTGGCCGGTCACAGGCCGAGTTGAAATCTCTGATCTGCAG ATAAGATACAGACGAGAGGCCCCATTGGTTTTAAAAGGAATCAGCTGTGTTTTTGAAGGAGGACACAAGATTGGTATTGTTGGTAGGACTGGTAGTGGAAAGACAACTCTGATCAGTGCTCTGTTCAGACTTGTTGAGCCTGTTGGAGGAAAGATTGTTGTTGACGGTGTTGACATCTCCAAGATAGGAGTTCATGATCTGAGGTCAAGGTTTGGGATTATACCTCAGGATCCAACTCTGTTCAATGGAACAGTGAGGTATAACTTGGATCCTTTGTGTCAGCATACAGATGCTGAGATTTGGGAG GTTCTTGGGAAGTGTCAGCTGAAAGAGGTAGTTCAAGAAAAAGAGAACGGTTTAGATTCACTAG TTGTGGAGGATGGATCGAACTGGAGCATGGGACAGAGACAGCTGTTCTGCTTAGGAAGAGCAGTTTTGAGAAGAAGTAGAGTATTGGTCTTAGACGAAGCAACTGCCTCTATAGACAACGCCACAGATTTGATACTTCAGAAAACAATAAGGCGAGAGTTTGCTGATTGCACTGTCATAACCGTTGCTCACCGTATCCCCACCGTCATGGACTGTACAATGGTTCTCTCCATAAGCGACG GACGCATTGTGGAGTATGATGCGCCGATGAAGTTGATGGAGAACGAAGACTCATTGTTTGGTAAGCTTGTGAAAGAGTATTGGTCTCATTACCACTCAGCTGACTCTCATTGA